A region of Hoplias malabaricus isolate fHopMal1 chromosome 12, fHopMal1.hap1, whole genome shotgun sequence DNA encodes the following proteins:
- the tank gene encoding TRAF family member-associated NF-kappa-B activator isoform X2 — translation MKFCAHRTHDSSIRDVTEGRGMERNIGDQLNKAYEAYRNVSIEKDNAKKELQQKTEQYERYTQQLERKIEDQELLISELKAQLSSTIKYCSGEAKCSEATRRKQETERLSPSNQWSGNPATSHRTNHVLKEAIECVPGNPCTLPGISNMKTEDVLDAFQEIQGTFHRIQTLAKQQKDHLKRIRKGNDTASEQQFSMPIQCTDDTSEQAEVPFPSSSSASEVNDHLTSGSLASRGVNPEDAYFMNCVKFPPSTDSEYEFLHSAPERNISRSQHLKALVEPISTVLEESFSPYAVSTSTSHLPPTSASHEAVRGPQQPVWSPDLSTMQSEASSLESAQTASPGLCAFCKATVPPDLIYSHLNSHFQGKASD, via the exons ATGAAG ttttgtgCCCACAGGACTCATGACAGCTCCATCCGTGATGTTACTGAAGGCCGCGGCATGGAACGAAACATTGGAGACCAGCTGAATAAAGCCTATGAAGCCTATCGGAATGTCTCAATTGAGAAAGACAATGCCAAAAAGGAACTACAGCAGAAG aCGGAGCAGTATGAACGGTATACTCAGCAGTTGGAGAGGAAGATAGAAGATCAAGAGCTgctgatttcagagctgaaagCACAGTTGAGTtcaacaataaaatactgttcaG GGGAAGCGAAATGTTCTGAGGCAACACGCCGAAAACAGGAAACAGAAAGGTTGTCACCTAGCAATCAGTGGTCTGGCAACCCTGCCACTTCCCACAGGACCAACCATGTCCTG AAGGAAGCCATAGAGTGTGTTCCAGGGAATCCTTGCACGTTACCTGGAATCAGTAACATGAAGAC TGAGGATGTTCTAGACGCTTTTCAGGAAATCCAAGGGACTTTCCACAGGATTCAAACTCTTGCAAAGCAACAGAAAGATCACCTGAAAAGAATACGCAAAGGAAATGATACTGCTAGCG AGCAACAGTTCTCCATGCCCATCCAATGCACTGATGACACATCGGAACAAGCTGAAGTGCctttcccctcctcctcctcagcatCAGAAGTCAATGACCACTTGACCTCTGGCTCCCTGGCGTCACGCGGCGTTAACCCAGAGGATGCTTACTTTATGAACTGTGTAAAGTTCCCTCCTTCCACAGACAGTGAATATGAGTTCCTGCACAGTGCCCCAGAGAGAAACATTTCCCGCTCCCAGCATTTGAAGGCCCTTGTGGAGCCCATTTCCACAGTGTTGGAGGAGTCCTTCTCCCCTTACGCAGTTTCTACTTCTACATCACATCTGCCACCTACGTCAGCATCGCATGAAGCTGTCCGGGGTCCACAACAG CCCGTGTGGAGCCCTGATCTCTCAACTATGCAATCGGAGGCATCAAGCCTGGAGTCTGCTCAGACGGCCAGCCCGGGTCTGTGTGCTTTTTGCAAGGCTACTGTTCCCCCAGACCTCATATACAGCCACCTCAATTCACACTTCCAGGGCAAAGCCAGCGATTGA
- the tank gene encoding TRAF family member-associated NF-kappa-B activator isoform X1, which translates to MKFCAHRTHDSSIRDVTEGRGMERNIGDQLNKAYEAYRNVSIEKDNAKKELQQKTEQYERYTQQLERKIEDQELLISELKAQLSSTIKYCSGEAKCSEATRRKQETERLSPSNQWSGNPATSHRTNHVLKKEAIECVPGNPCTLPGISNMKTEDVLDAFQEIQGTFHRIQTLAKQQKDHLKRIRKGNDTASEQQFSMPIQCTDDTSEQAEVPFPSSSSASEVNDHLTSGSLASRGVNPEDAYFMNCVKFPPSTDSEYEFLHSAPERNISRSQHLKALVEPISTVLEESFSPYAVSTSTSHLPPTSASHEAVRGPQQPVWSPDLSTMQSEASSLESAQTASPGLCAFCKATVPPDLIYSHLNSHFQGKASD; encoded by the exons ATGAAG ttttgtgCCCACAGGACTCATGACAGCTCCATCCGTGATGTTACTGAAGGCCGCGGCATGGAACGAAACATTGGAGACCAGCTGAATAAAGCCTATGAAGCCTATCGGAATGTCTCAATTGAGAAAGACAATGCCAAAAAGGAACTACAGCAGAAG aCGGAGCAGTATGAACGGTATACTCAGCAGTTGGAGAGGAAGATAGAAGATCAAGAGCTgctgatttcagagctgaaagCACAGTTGAGTtcaacaataaaatactgttcaG GGGAAGCGAAATGTTCTGAGGCAACACGCCGAAAACAGGAAACAGAAAGGTTGTCACCTAGCAATCAGTGGTCTGGCAACCCTGCCACTTCCCACAGGACCAACCATGTCCTG aAGAAGGAAGCCATAGAGTGTGTTCCAGGGAATCCTTGCACGTTACCTGGAATCAGTAACATGAAGAC TGAGGATGTTCTAGACGCTTTTCAGGAAATCCAAGGGACTTTCCACAGGATTCAAACTCTTGCAAAGCAACAGAAAGATCACCTGAAAAGAATACGCAAAGGAAATGATACTGCTAGCG AGCAACAGTTCTCCATGCCCATCCAATGCACTGATGACACATCGGAACAAGCTGAAGTGCctttcccctcctcctcctcagcatCAGAAGTCAATGACCACTTGACCTCTGGCTCCCTGGCGTCACGCGGCGTTAACCCAGAGGATGCTTACTTTATGAACTGTGTAAAGTTCCCTCCTTCCACAGACAGTGAATATGAGTTCCTGCACAGTGCCCCAGAGAGAAACATTTCCCGCTCCCAGCATTTGAAGGCCCTTGTGGAGCCCATTTCCACAGTGTTGGAGGAGTCCTTCTCCCCTTACGCAGTTTCTACTTCTACATCACATCTGCCACCTACGTCAGCATCGCATGAAGCTGTCCGGGGTCCACAACAG CCCGTGTGGAGCCCTGATCTCTCAACTATGCAATCGGAGGCATCAAGCCTGGAGTCTGCTCAGACGGCCAGCCCGGGTCTGTGTGCTTTTTGCAAGGCTACTGTTCCCCCAGACCTCATATACAGCCACCTCAATTCACACTTCCAGGGCAAAGCCAGCGATTGA
- the tank gene encoding TRAF family member-associated NF-kappa-B activator isoform X3 — protein MERNIGDQLNKAYEAYRNVSIEKDNAKKELQQKTEQYERYTQQLERKIEDQELLISELKAQLSSTIKYCSGEAKCSEATRRKQETERLSPSNQWSGNPATSHRTNHVLKKEAIECVPGNPCTLPGISNMKTEDVLDAFQEIQGTFHRIQTLAKQQKDHLKRIRKGNDTASEQQFSMPIQCTDDTSEQAEVPFPSSSSASEVNDHLTSGSLASRGVNPEDAYFMNCVKFPPSTDSEYEFLHSAPERNISRSQHLKALVEPISTVLEESFSPYAVSTSTSHLPPTSASHEAVRGPQQPVWSPDLSTMQSEASSLESAQTASPGLCAFCKATVPPDLIYSHLNSHFQGKASD, from the exons ATGGAACGAAACATTGGAGACCAGCTGAATAAAGCCTATGAAGCCTATCGGAATGTCTCAATTGAGAAAGACAATGCCAAAAAGGAACTACAGCAGAAG aCGGAGCAGTATGAACGGTATACTCAGCAGTTGGAGAGGAAGATAGAAGATCAAGAGCTgctgatttcagagctgaaagCACAGTTGAGTtcaacaataaaatactgttcaG GGGAAGCGAAATGTTCTGAGGCAACACGCCGAAAACAGGAAACAGAAAGGTTGTCACCTAGCAATCAGTGGTCTGGCAACCCTGCCACTTCCCACAGGACCAACCATGTCCTG aAGAAGGAAGCCATAGAGTGTGTTCCAGGGAATCCTTGCACGTTACCTGGAATCAGTAACATGAAGAC TGAGGATGTTCTAGACGCTTTTCAGGAAATCCAAGGGACTTTCCACAGGATTCAAACTCTTGCAAAGCAACAGAAAGATCACCTGAAAAGAATACGCAAAGGAAATGATACTGCTAGCG AGCAACAGTTCTCCATGCCCATCCAATGCACTGATGACACATCGGAACAAGCTGAAGTGCctttcccctcctcctcctcagcatCAGAAGTCAATGACCACTTGACCTCTGGCTCCCTGGCGTCACGCGGCGTTAACCCAGAGGATGCTTACTTTATGAACTGTGTAAAGTTCCCTCCTTCCACAGACAGTGAATATGAGTTCCTGCACAGTGCCCCAGAGAGAAACATTTCCCGCTCCCAGCATTTGAAGGCCCTTGTGGAGCCCATTTCCACAGTGTTGGAGGAGTCCTTCTCCCCTTACGCAGTTTCTACTTCTACATCACATCTGCCACCTACGTCAGCATCGCATGAAGCTGTCCGGGGTCCACAACAG CCCGTGTGGAGCCCTGATCTCTCAACTATGCAATCGGAGGCATCAAGCCTGGAGTCTGCTCAGACGGCCAGCCCGGGTCTGTGTGCTTTTTGCAAGGCTACTGTTCCCCCAGACCTCATATACAGCCACCTCAATTCACACTTCCAGGGCAAAGCCAGCGATTGA